Below is a window of Humulus lupulus chromosome 2, drHumLupu1.1, whole genome shotgun sequence DNA.
ACAAGCTAGGATAGGTATGCTGGAATGGTTATGAAACCTGTGATCTGTAATCAAAGGCTCTCCTTTGTTCAAGGAAATCAGAAATGGTGGAGCTTATGAATTGTTATTTgggattaattttttttcctGTCCTAATACTATGTCATACAATCATTTTGAGTCTCTATTATGGGGGTATAAAGAACATGATCGACTTGACAAGAACTCTATCTAAAGATCTAAAAATGTTGGAAGGTTTTATGTTAAAATTTAAGGGGGAAAAAAGGAAAGCAAGTGTTAGTCTTTTCTTTGTTATAATCTAAATCCAATATGATGAACTAGCAAGGTTTTTCATTCTGATTTACTTGCAGTAAAAAACATTATGTTCAATTATTTTTGATGTTCAAGCTTTTCTCTGCCCAGGTTTTATGTTCAATTGAATATTGCTTTGTTTTAAACGTCTtggaaaacaaataaaaaatcttttaatgaaaaaaattacCAGGTGAACTAAATGCTACTATGTTTGATATTGACGTTGCATAATAATTTCTACTTTTTGTGTCCTGTAGTTACTTTTATTGTCTCACTTTACTTTCTCTGGCACTTTTTGGTTAACTTGTTTATCTCCCACTCTCGTCACTGTTTaaactatttacatatttattccAGGTAAGTGAATTGTTAAGACATGCATCAATGTCATCGGTTTCAGGCCTTCTAAGTAATCTTCGCAGCCATGGTATATACTCATAAATTACTTCTGTTGGTCTATGTTCCAAATCTTTAATTGCTCACATTTAATTTCTTTTCCTAGCAATTTCTTTCCATGTAGTTTTATTGCATCCACTTAAATTTCTTATGCCACAGTACATTACTTTCAGCTCATAAATCTGTAGTTCGAACCATATCTCATCAGGAAGTCTAAATAAATTGCTGACATTTCATATGATTTATTTTGCACAAGACAACTTTTTGACGTTGGATTTTGATTTTCTGGTTATAGATCAGGTTTCGAGTATCTTTTGGTTGCTGCATTCAGATCTTCATGAGGACAGGGTCATTGGTGCTTTTGAGTACATGTCCTCCATGGTGGCCAGCGTTGAACCATTAAATCAGTATGCAGGTGGACAGAGAGGTACTACAAATTCCATTTCTTTCCTCGAACAAATTTCTTCTAAAGGGAAGTTTAATGTTCGGTTCAAGCGTAGAAATGGACGGGTTCGAGTGGCGGTGATCTTtctctccctttctctttctctgtGCTGTGCGTGCATGTGCATGAGTGATGAATTCATATCGATCTATAAAATGCTAATTCAATTTAAACTTCTTCAAATATTGTTTTCAGTATGAGGAACTTCATGTAGAGCAGTCTGGTGTGAACTTTATGTCTATTTCTCCCGAAGATGGAGTAGTAAATCAAGGTTTAATCCCAAAGGTAAGTTGTTCTCTTGTTGGGTAATTTTCTCCAGCTAGCAGCCTTGCTTTGCTGTTGCCTCTTGCTtgtacactctctctctctctcttggagacATTGTTTTCTCAATTGGTATtagaattttttgtttggttatttaTCACTTGTGATAATATACAATGTGCTATATAACATTGTATACTGAAAAAAATTCATTTGGATGTATTAGCTGAATACGAAAGTATTAGTTTGTTACTGAAACGGAAAATTTTTATGCAAATAATGACTTGCAATATAGATACTTACATAATTACTGCACCCACACTCAAAGAAATGAAGATACTATCTGCATTGTGGCTCAGGGAACATAAATTGCGTTGAAATAAActgtgtatttatatatatatatatatatattttttcttcttcaattctcTTGTTGCTTCTCCTGGTAATTGTAATAAAGTGTCTTTTTCTACAGGTACAATTTAATCTTCAGCTGACAGAGAAGGAACAAATTGATAGGGCTAATGTTGTACTTCCTTTTGAACATCAAGGTGAAAGACCAACACTCATCTAAGTTGTCCATTGTTTTGACTTTTCATTGTTGAATAAATTTTGGTCTTTTAATGAATGGGAAAGAGTTGTCTGTGGTCTCATATTATGCCCATGTAACATCCTATTCTCATTGTTTTTGAACTCGCAGGAAATGGTAAACCAATTCACATCTATGACGGCCGAAGATCTCTTGCAGATATGAACTTCAAGGAAACATCTGTCTCAACCAAGAAAGCAGAAATAAATGAGTGTAGCAAGGGTGAGATAATATATTATCGTGATTCAGAAGATGAGATGCCAGATTCTGATGAGGACCCTGATGATGATTTGGATATATGATTGTGTTTACCTGTTCTCAGCACTGGAAACTGGTAaatctttttttacttataaTCTTTAAGGAAATTCTAGTGACAGTCGTTCATTTTGCCATTTGAATGAGTGAGTCTGAGCGTAAGTTGAAACAAAAACAGTTGATTAATATAATATATTGAATACAAATATTTTAGGAAAGAATAGCAACATGTGTTGAACTTTATCCTTATCTCACTCCTCTTATTGCTACTCTTTTGTTGTTTGTTATTCATGCAACTTAGGCCATAAGGCTGCTGAAAGGGCATTACAGTGTGTAAAATCTTCTCCTAGACAAGGTGTTTACTTTCATAGTAGCTTAAAAAATCAGCTCAAGGCCTTCACAGATTTGGATTGGGGTACCTTATTTTGACACTAGTAGATTCATTTTAGGTCTTTGTGTTTTTCATGGAGATTCTTTGATATCTTATAAATCAAAGAAGCAACATACTGTCTCTGGATCATATGTTGAGGCTGAATATCGTTCCATAGCCAATACATGTGAGGTTACTTTATTATTGTCCTTGTTGAAAGAGTTGGGGATTGCACATCCTAAGCCAGGTATATGATGTATAGTGATAATCAAGTTGCTTTTTATATAGCTGCTGATCTAGTTTTCCATAAACACACCAAACACAGAGATTGACTGTCACTTGTTTTGTGAGAAAATACAATCTGGGTGCTTGAAATTGCTTCATGTCTCAACAACACATCAGCTTGATGATATTTTTACCAAGATCATTTTTCCTAAATTTATGCTTCTTATTAGCAAGATGGGATTGATTAGTATTATACAATCCATCTTGAGGGAGAGTACTAATACTTTAGGCCGATTATTTCATGCTGTTAGCGAGTTGGTTAGCTCAGTAGTTAGTAGTTAGTTTGTTAGACTTTCTGTTATTTGTATTAGCTGTCAGCTCTGAGCTTCTTTTATCATTAATGAGAAATATCAAAGAAATTTTCGTTCAGTACTTGTTTTATCTCAATTTAATAACACAAgtaaaattgtattttaaaaatTTTGATACAATGTAAAAGTGTAttcataattattaattagattttgaACTCTTCATAAAATTGaaaagttatttttaaaatttagtcTAAGGTGTTGATTGGTTTAAAGGAATAAGTTTGGGGATGGAATTGTCTTTCAAAAAGTAGATTCTTTCCAATGTTTGGTTTGTTTTTTTGAGAAATTTATACTTGATACTTTTTTTTTCTCATCTTAATTCCAAACATGTCTTGACCCATCGTAATTCCAAAAATACGTTTGTTCCTATCGATTTTTGCAAACAATATAACATTATAGTACTTATCTCTTTTCTCTACAACTTATAAATAAAATTCCACCTACATTGCGTGTCGTTTGGGCGCAAGAATAGTATCATTGTGATTTACTATTCAATGTGGTAATTTTTATATGTGGGAAGCTTGTGTTTTTTTGCCTTCACCAAAATCAAAAGCAACCATTTGGTTGTTTATGATGACAATTAAATACTAGTTAGTTATTTTTTtacgaaaaatattattttagctAATTAACTCCAAGCTTGTTTTTAGAATTTGGTTAAATAGTTTTTATTATGTATGAAACGTAACTTTGAAGTTGCTTTTTAATTTATTCATGTAAAAGTTAAATAAAATATTCCTATAAATGTGCATTGTTTGTTATGATTTTAAAATAACTTGTAAGTTTTTTTTTGCTTGGTTAATCAGAATACTTCTATACTTCGCATGTAAAAAACACTAGTGACAAAACACAATAAATAGATTTTTTTAAACTCTTTTAAAATACGTTCTTTAGGATATTGTTCGgtaacttttaaataaaatatagaaaGACTCTTTTTGGTAGCATGCTAAGTTAGTTGGTTGCTTTAAATTTATGTTATACTaaaaaatttagtcatatatCAAAAGGTAACCAATAGgtatcttaaatgattttaaaagtaACAAAAATGTAGCTTTTAAAAGTAACTAGGTAATATACTAAATAGTTACATTTTCAATTAAGTTATTCATGGTAACTTGGAATTATAGGAGTAACATTTTATACTATATGAtaatttatttggttttaaaatAGGTTTGAAGGTAatgtaaaaatatcttaaataatattACATGTAAATTACACGAGTGACTAAAAAAGTCTCTTAAAAGTTAGGAAGATTTACCCACACTTTATATtgtaaataattactaatttggtattgatattttaatatacctatattataatatttattaacttAAATAACAAATATTCaagttttatttacttatttagtaTACCCACTACATTTTTAATATaaactattttattaattcaattaTGTGTATGATATACCCAATTGGAAATATTAATTTATTGCATTTCCTTAATAAATTGCTGTGCTAATTATGACTAAATCAAAATTTTCCTTATTTTCTTTGCTTTTACGACTGAGTTTTCAATCCCTAATTTTTGAgttctatatttttttaaacaatttatgAGTAGTAAATTTTTATGTTGAATGAACAATGTTCTATGTTTACTTCAATATTGAGAATTGATTTATTTGGAAACTATTTGATattctatattttattttgttatcatttattaatttagCTCCTAAAAAAATCACATAAACCACCAAATAGTATCAAAATAATAGTTACTTtataatcattattattatatttctccATCCACTTTGTGTTGTAGTATACTActacataattaataaaacaatacTATTTAGTATCCTATAGAATCTGTTTGTTTGtatattataaaacatttacTATTTAGTATCTTATCTAATAATATATGCTACCATATTTAACAGATATCCTATACAAGCTAGTATATACAATTAGATATTTGTTGATATCAtattgtaaatgtggaaatttctccttgtgaattctattcacgggtgaagctctatactacgagacatcctaaaagggcgtcacatgatggtgaggaaGTTGGGATAAGAGagacaccctcactaggcgagggccctcggccacttgcccatctgaacttcaccctcgctatgcgagggtccccaactggtcttctgcgtgcgccccgttccatcaggcatcaagcctcgcctacactcggaggaagaatgtcagcctcgctatgcgaaggaccctcgctacgcgagggtgagggctttgttttggcatccgtgctcctagcctcacGACGCTGCAcccggaaggaggagaggcagcatcgctatgcgagggaccctcgccatgcgagggtgctaccttgttgcgacGCCCGAGCCATGCCCATACCGGAGGGAAAAAGactagcctcgctacgcgaggtaccctcgctacgcgagggtgTAGCCTTGCCACGGCGCTCTTgctgctagcctcgtgtctatgcgatccgcataagccggccctgacccttggcaccttgacttctcaggacatgcataggttgaagcctccttgacataagGCACGGGGTCACTtgggggaaccttgttgatatgccaaacgaacatggagcattgaacgggaatggatgaggacgaccgggtacggaacacgtgcgctgacacgaggtgtacggttatggaaagaacagaggcacgaccctatgatctgcgtctaaggagtagtggcggtacgaacctgtacgaagagtagtggtaccacttggacagcCCCGACCacacgccagagccgacagtactatgtcctaggccacgactctgacaccatcagggtagacaccactacgccctgagccactacattatcataggacctatgtacgtccctgtggtctgggacttgtttgtatccagggccaatagagcccccccatATAAATagactccaacccctcaggctaaggggttggaaaactgaatgtaaaaacgagacttaagaaatatatgtttctggtattcatggttgcctaagttttctcctgttgtttagagttctttctatctgattcatagcttcctatagtatagagatcgaagttttctaaccatcaatcgttgacgattcttaccgtcaacagtttggcgccgtctgtgggaacgtaagcaccaagctactgttctgccattacttccggcaaagagaaatgccaagacgttcgaagcgactcagggagccacgagaggtggaggcccaccttaccggagtccagctgaaggcctccatgaaggatccacctccgtCCCGAGAcgtagagcccccaagggacctcgAGGTTCACGAGAATGACGGGGAGGTCTCGTCACCAGCCATCCCACTCGATGAAGACCCTCcaaggaccagacactccaccagtaacacctcCAAGAGAGAAAGGCCAGAGTTGGAGGATGAGCCAGTGATATCTAAGACACAAAGAGACGTTCCAGAGATCCGgggagaagtgagaactattttcggaggtccggGGTTTAGAGGGGGCTCCCGCAGAGGACGAgatcggtatgctagagaagcccggcgaagtccaccaccctgtgtcatgagtttggaacaacgacctccgaaaagcttcaagggagaaaacgattcaatcaccttcactgaggaggacgcacggggggtacaccttccccacaatgatccgctggtgttgacagttcaactggcaaatatgcgtgtgcaccgagtcctagtggacaatgggagctcggtggacatcctatattgccctgctttggaaaagatgggactgggcattcgtcatctgaagccctgccagtcgtccctatacggattcacgggggactcagtacaaccccttggaatgatcgaattgacacttaccatgggagagcaaccccggcagaccacggtcatgtctaactttgttgtagtagattgtgcatcagctttcaacgcggtattggggagaccctccctaagggaattgaaagccataacttcaatatatcacttggttgtcaagttcccgactccaggaggggtcgctagtatgaagggagaataGAAAGaggcaagggaatgctacaacacctcactccgtgtGCCTGTGAAaccgcgtgagccaatggccatggtggtacatgaggcgtTACGTATAcccacggggggtccgcaggaactggaccctcgggtcgtggatgagtcaagagtagaaccagtagaagaagtagaggaggttacagtaacggaggaacccctaaggaaattgaagatagggaggagCCTGCAAGGTGATGTgaaggaggagctgatgaaatttttgaaagataatctagacgtgttcgcatggagtcatgaggatatggtgggtatagaccccagtgtgatATGCCACCACCTaaacatctccccagaagcaaggcccgtcaggcaaaagAGGTGGGCactagacccaacaagatacgcagcattaaaggaggaggttgacaagttgaaggccaatgggttcatccgtgagtctttctaccccgtgtgggtatcgaacccagtactcgtgccgaagccgaatgggaaatggagaacttgcgtcgatttcacgaacttgaataaagcttgccctaaggacagcttcccacttcccaggatagatcagctagtagatgcgacgaCAGGGCATGagttactgagtttcatggacgcctactcaggatacaaccaaatcccaatgaatccggcagatgaagagcacacgtcattcattacagacaaaggactctactgttacaaggtgatgcccttcgggctcaaaaacgcgggagccacctatcagaggttggtgaataaaatgttcgccaaccagataggaagaaacatggaggtgtatgtggatgacatgttagtgaagaccaaagaagcagcagagctcaacaaagaccttggtgagatgtttgacacgctcaggaaataccggatgaagttgaatccagtcaagtgcacctttggggtatcctcaggaaaattcttgggcttcatggtcaattccagaggcatcgaagccaatcctgacaagataaaggctctaatagagatgagcccgccaaagaataagaaggaggtgcagtgcctaacgggaagggtggcggcccttaataggtttatctcgaggtccaccgacaagtgcctcccattctttgacatcctcaaagggagcaaaaagttcgcttgggatgaaagatgtgaggaagcatttgtcaagctgaaagagcacctggggaagccacccctgttggcaaagccagagaagggcgagaagctgtacctgtacttagcggtgtctgagcatgccatcagcgcgaccttggttaagggagagaagaagcagcagcaacccgtatactacatcagcaagcgtttagtggacgcggagaaccggtatccagaaatcgaaaaattggcctatgcactagtggtggcttcgaggaagttgagaccttacttccatgcacacacAATTGAGGTTCTAACAGATAatcctttgaggcaggtcttacataagcctgagacttcggggagactattgaaatggtcgatcgagctaagtcaatttgatattgtatacactccaagggcttccatcaatggacaggtgctggcagattttatagtagaactcacccatcagccgaatgaaggaaggaatgaagaaggggagcagcctgttatggaggaagagctaggaggtttggaggagtggagtttgcatgttgacggggcgtcaaatgaaggaggatcaggagtgGGCATCAtaatgactgggcccgagggacacagaatgtattgtgcaatccgatttgggtttgaggcctccaataatgaggcagagtacgaggcgctcctagCTGGCCTGCGTTTGGCCCAGGAACTAAGGGTGATGCGCCTTCatatcttcagtgactctcaattggtagtatgccaagtcaagggggagtaccaggcaaggggatccaagatggcagcctacttggagaaggtAAAGGGCTATCTAagacggttggtggcatataatatagagcaaatccctagagaaaagaatacccatgccgatgcactcgcaaagttggcgtctaccaaggatggtgatatccTGGAGTCAATACCCGTGGAATACTTACCCAAGCCTAGCATCGAAGGCACGGACGTGCACATGATTGGTGTCCCAagggaatcatggaccgagccaatcaaaaggtacctggaagaaggaaccttgcctacagataaaaacgagtcccggaggttggtgtacaagtcCGCAAGATACaccttggtagatggggtcctttacaaaagaggattcgcaatgccactcctgcggtgcgtggaagaggaggaggcgttgaaagtgttacatgagatacatgagggagagtgcggcaaccacgagagcggtcCCTCCACGGCCAGGAAGGCCATGAGataaggatactactggccctccatggagaaagatgcgcatgactttgccacgaaatgcgacaaatgccagaggcacgccaactaccctcggaaaccgccaagcgaactgaccagcatgaccagcccctggcccttcgctatctgggggatagacttaatcggcACACTTCCTataggcaggggtggagcgaagtatgcagtggtggcagtggactatttcactaagtgggtagaggCAGAatcccttgtgaagataaccgccaagcacatcacctctttcgtcaacaagttcattgtttgtagatatgggataccctacaagattatttccgacaatggtacccagttcgagggaggagctttcgatgaatattgtagggaaaggggcataaggagaagtttctccgcagttgtacacccccaggccaatgggcaagtggaggccataaacagggtccttaagaagaacttgaagacaaagctagaaaagatgaagggagcctgggtggatgagctaccaaatgtgttgtgggcttattgaaccaccccacgcacgactactggggagtccccattctccttggcctatggatccGAGGCCGTGCTCCCAATCGAGATGCaagtcgagtcccacagggtacaagcatatggagacgaagccaaccgcgtagccctgaccgaaagcttagacatgctcgaagtgaagagagaaaaagcacaaatgagggtggcggtataccagcagcgcgccgcaaggtactacaattcgagggtgcgagagagaactttcagagttggcgacctggtgctaaggaaggtactccctaacacgcgagacccaggcgcaggagtgctgggggcgaattgggaagggccctaccgggtggctcagtgcatacccccgaacacttacaagctggcgcgcatggacgacaccatcataccccgagcatggaacgcggagcacctgaggaagtactaccagtaagacttccactccCAGCACAGGCAgtagctatgtttagtttgtCATAGGATGGGCTATctcagtagacgagaatcaaagaaattacctacataacccccaagtagatgtaagccttctATATGCATATCATTGTAATCTGACTgctataaatgaaaatgttcacaacttcacatgtgattttttctttttcatgcgaGCATCAACCGAACTGCCTGCTGAATTAAATCTCACCAAACAcgtggggggtaggacaggaggcatgagcaaaaacaaagaaatctctctcttatattcaaaaggagtagctacccttatgaatatcaagggaacggtctaaaaggatgacctctaacgaaaggccgacaccccaagaggtgaggctgtaaggagggaatcacccgataagtctagattggccattaagccggctagcccaaaaagggtcttacaaaggacccttggaaaaaaaaatagtactatgtataaggacgagaaggacgcttctcgcaaaaagtaataagcgcgcgcaatgaatataaaaggaccccaacagcccaacggattaatgtgtccttacaagtataatcaaggtgcaccggaaagattatcgccatcaaaaaaaaaaaaaaaaaagagaagaaagggcacctcaagaatgctttggaggaggatagaacccttgaactcgcaaaaataagttggagagcatgccaCTTGGCTAGGCAAATCTTGGTGTGGACAAGTGGCTTcgaaccttgggatccgcgattgaggatgattagtccttatgcaatcttaggaactTTCATGGACCCCCAAATGTTAAGTGGCTATTGTGTTTCTTTGAACACTTaaaagaaacacaactccaagccacacttcgtgcttcttcgagcgacgttggaaaaatttccaaggctaagtcccccaaggcTGGCCGTGCGTATCAAGCAAGAGAGCTGGAGAGAGTccacaaacacacttaaaagtgtacttatagactcggggggaagtgtaaatgtggaaatttctccttgtgaattctattcacgggtgaagctctatactacgagacatcctaaaagggcgtcacatgatggtgaggaaGTTGGGATAAGAGagacaccctcactaggcgagggccctcggccacttgcccatctgaacttcaccctcgctatgcgagggtccccaactggtcttccgcgtgcgccccgttccatcaggcatcaagactcgcctacactcggaggaagaatgtcagcctcgctatgcgagggaccctcgctacgcgagggtgagggctttgttttggcatccgtgctcctagcctcgcgacgctgcacccggaaggaggagaggcagcctcgctatgcgagggtgctaccttgttgcgacGCCCGAGCCATGCCCATACCGGAGGGAAAAAGactagcctcgctacgcgaggtaccctcgctacgcgaggtaccctcgctacgcgaggtaccctcgctacgcgaggtaccctcgctacgcgaggtaccctcgctacgcgaggtaccctcgctacgcgaggtaccctcgctacgcgaggtaccctcgctacgcgaggtaccctcgctacgcgaggtaccctcgctacgcgaggtaccctcgctacgcgaggtaccctcgctacgcgaggtaccctcgctatgcgagggtgtagcCTTGCCACGGCGCTCTTgctgctagcctcgtgtctatgcgatccgcataagccggccctgacccttggcaccttgacttctcaggacatgcataggttgaagcctccttgacataagGCACGGGGTCACTtgggggaaccttgttgatatgccaaacgaacatggagcattgaacgagAATGGATGAGGACGACTgggtacggaacacgtgcgctgacacgaggtgtacggttatggaaagaacagaggcacgaccctatgatctgcgtctaaggagtagtggcggtacggacctgtacgaagagtagtggtaccacttggacagcCCCGACCacacgccagagccgacagtactatgtcctaggccacgactctgacaccatcagggtagacaccactacgccctgagccactacattatcagagtacctatgtacgtccttgtggtctgggacttgtttgtatccagggccaatagagccccccatATAAATagactccaacccctcaggctaaggggttggaaaactgaatgtaaaaacgagacttaagaaatatatgtttctggtattcatggttgcctaagttttctcctgttgtttagagttctttctatctgattcatagcttcctatagtatagagatcgaagttttctaaccatcaatcgttgacgagttcttaccgtcaacacatATATAATT
It encodes the following:
- the LOC133818496 gene encoding elongator complex protein 5, producing MADSIGRALRDGALEGEHAPALTIKDSIASPFGFDVFSHVLSQLSSNILAGKSQSRGLVLVAFSRSPSFYVNFLKRRGVDVASSPKWIEILDCYTDPLGWKCGLVESADATSLSYEASNTATICRNVKDVNELLSRTIKLGQGLVGQGGFRFSAAIDSVSELLRHASMSSVSGLLSNLRSHDQVSSIFWLLHSDLHEDRVIGAFEYMSSMVASVEPLNQYAGGQRGTTNSISFLEQISSKGKFNVRFKRRNGRVRVAYEELHVEQSGVNFMSISPEDGVVNQGLIPKVQFNLQLTEKEQIDRANVVLPFEHQGNGKPIHIYDGRRSLADMNFKETSVSTKKAEINECSKGEIIYYRDSEDEMPDSDEDPDDDLDI